A portion of the Limanda limanda chromosome 3, fLimLim1.1, whole genome shotgun sequence genome contains these proteins:
- the psmd13 gene encoding 26S proteasome non-ATPase regulatory subunit 13 — MKDVSGFLKQQQSRSSSPELAAVWHRLEELHNKRLWHQLTLKLTDFVKDPCFQAGDGLVPLYENFISDFEHRINPLSLVEIILYVTRQITDPKDAITFLEKTTEKVKSNDEATILCKTSIGKLTLEINDLPATKKTIEEVEEKLNNLPGVTSVHGRFYDLSSKYYRIIGNHASYYKDALRYLGCVDIKDLPETEKQERAFTLGLAGLLGEGVYNFGELLMHPVLQSLRNTDKQWLIDTLYAFNGGNVEKFQGFKSAWGQQPDLAAHEAKLMQKIQLLCVMEMTFTRPANHRQLTFTEIAQSAKIPVNEVELLVMKALSVGLIKGNIDEVDQKVQMTWVQPRVLDLQQVKGMKERLDFWCGDVKNMAMLVEQQAHDILT; from the exons ATGAAGGACGTCAGCGGGttcctgaagcagcagcagagccgcAGCTCCAGCCCGGAGCTGGCGGCCGTGTGGCAccgcctggaggagctgcacaaCAAGCG ACTGTGGCACCAGCTGACTCTGAAGCTGACGGACTTCGTGAAGGACCCGTGCTTCCAGGCCGGAGACGGCCTCGTCCCG CTTTATGAAAATTTCATCAGTGACTTCGAACACAG GATCAACCCTCTGTCCCTTGTGGAGATTATTCTGTACGTCACCAGGCAGATCACAG ATCCTAAAGATGCCATCACCTTTCTCGAGAAGACCACGGAAAAG gTGAAAAGCAACGACGAAGCCACTATTCTCTGCAAGACGTCTATTGGCAAACTGACACTGGAGATCAACGATCTTCCTGCCACAAAG AAAACCATTGAAGAGGTTGAGGAAAAGTTGAATAACTTGCCCGGGGTGACGTCCGTCCACGGCCGGTTTTACGACCTCTCCAGCAAGTATTATCGCATCATTGGGAACCACGCGTCCTACTACAAGGACGCCCTGCGCTACCTCGGCTGCGTGGACATTAAAGACCTTCCAG AAACGGAGAAGCAGGAGAGGGCGTTCACGCTGGGACTGGCAGGACTCTTGGGAGAAGGAGTTTATAACTTTGGCGAGCTG ctgatgCATCCTGTGCTGCAGTCTCTGAGGAACACTGACAAGCAGTGGCTCATTGACACTCTGTATGCCTTCAATGGAGGAAACGTGGAGAAATTCCAGGGTTTCAAATCTGCCTGGGGCCAACAG CCGGACCTCGCAGCACATGAAGCCAAACTGATGCAGAAGATCCAGCTGCTCTGTGTCATGGAG ATGACCTTCACTCGTCCTGCAAACCACAGACAGCTGACCTTCACAGAGATCGCTCAGAGCGCCAAGATCCCCGTGAATGAG gtggagctgctggtgatgAAGGCTCTGTCTGTGGGGCTGATTAAAGGGAACATCGATGAGGTGGACCAGAAGGTGCAGATGACCTGGGTGCAGCCCCGAGTCCTGGACCTGCAGCAG GTGAAAGGGATGAAGGAGCGGTTGGACTTCTGGTGCGGAGACGTGAAGAACATGGCCAtgctggtggagcagcaggctCACGACATCCTCACCTGA
- the jph3a gene encoding junctophilin-3 isoform X1: protein MSTGGRFDFDDGGSYCGGWEQGKAHGRGVCTGPQGQGEYAGAWSHGFEVLGVYTWPSGNSYQGTWAQGKRHGVGVESKGRWEYRGEWTQGFKGRYGQLESTASGARYEGTWSNGLQDGYGTETYSDGGTYQGQWLGGMRHGYGVRQSVPYGMAAIILFPLRTSINSLRSEHSHGPPAAPEDGTTPAPVDGGVAGLAGSPVGRGGFALTAPSEAERQRKRKGRFRQSILSGLKLRRSESKSSLASQLSKQSSFCSEAGMSTVSSAHSDLHSNASEGEHGPPVDATVTEMYAGEWRSDQRAGWGVSRRSDGLHYAGEWVGNKRHGYGCTTFPDSTKEEGKYKQNLLVSGKRKNLIPLRASKIREKVDRAVEAAEKASELAKQKAEIAMSRMSHARGKAEAAEGVARKATDECRLARVTAKELSPSFHIYGNGELLGLECQRSSHQDAKVNDHEVMSTGTDSPELCTPDDTPPVMTPDLSPVLSVPTSPPHSPPKHAHRPRNACFMRQSAVDDQGGAEIQVLVEGRGVDLPRGGANHWTDDMYPERGGSSRSTTPSLLEEQEAQINGHEPLSNHRPREKSSSNHKSREHGSSHRAWEHSLSNQKPSKHASSNHKSREYSSSNHRTWDHSSTNHTPCDHASSNHKPQVHISSNHRAGEHNASNHKASEHASSNHNAKDHVSSPYNPREHVYSNHPPKQHHPPDPHPQQHHPPDHPLGEHAGVDQRPDGLSVGWTAESTLSWSPAHSRLTTQEEERMSDYTVDMRLQGPDPHPPRGRGHQAPPPQNNRLRARGLRPVREGSVDSVQMLDNLNVGAELEEWPLHRDLTLSPPLKSPPITLEQEVDHLTLKSNSGSSSILVVMVILLNIGVAILFIHFFI from the exons ATGTCCACTGGAGGCAGGTTTGACTTTGATGATGGGGGGTCGTACTGCGGGGGGTGGGAGCAGGGCAAGGCCCACGGCCGGGGGGTCTGCACCGGCCCCCAGGGTCAGGGCGAGTACGCAGGCGCCTGGAGCCACGGCTTCGAGGTCCTGGGCGTGTACACGTGGCCCAGCGGGAACAGCTACCAGGGCACCTGGGCGCAGGGCAAGCGCCACGGCGTCGGCGTGGAGAGCAAGGGCCGCTGGGAGTACCGGGGCGAGTGGACGCAGGGGTTCAAGGGTCGATACGGGCAGCTGGAGAGCACGGCCAGCGGCGCCCGGTACGAGGGCACGTGGAGCAACGGCCTGCAGGACGGATACGGCACCGAGACCTACTCTGACGGAg GAACCTACCAGGGCCAGTGGCTGGGCGGGATGCGTCACGGCTATGGCGTGCGGCAGAGCGTCCCGTACGGCATGGCGGCCATCATCCTCTTCCCTCTGCGAACATCAATAAACTCCCTCCGCTCCGAGCACAGCCACGGCCCCCCCGCCGCGCCGGAGGACGGCACCACCCCCGCGCCCGTGGATGGGGGGGTGGCCGGGCTGGCCGGGAGCCCGGTGGGCCGAGGCGGGTTTGCTCTGACGGCGCCGAGTGAAGCCGAACgccagaggaaaagaaaagggcGTTTCCGTCAGTCCATCCTGAGCGGCCTGAAGCTGCGGCGCTCCGAGTCCAAGAGCTCGCTGGCGAGTCAGCTGAGCAAGCAGAGCTCCTTCTGCAGCGAGGCCGGCATGAGCACCGTCAGCTCCGCCCACTCCGACCTCCACTCCAACGCCAGCGAGGGCGAGCACGGCCCCCCGGTGGACGCCACTGTCACCGAGATGTATGCAGGGGAGTGGCGCAGCGACCAGAGGGCGGGCTGGGGCGTGAGCCGGCGGTCGGACGGCCTCCACTACGCAGGCGAGTGGGTGGGGAACAAGCGGCACGGCTACGGCTGCACCACCTTCCCCGACAGCACCAAGGAGGAGGGCAAGTACAAGCAGAACCTGCTGGTCAGCGGGAAACGCAAGAACCTGATTCCACTGAGGGCCAGCAAGATCCGGGAGAAGGTGGACCGGGCGGTGGAGGCCGCGGAGAAGGCCTCAGAGCTCGCCAAGCAGAAGGCAGAGATCGCCATGTCCAG GATGAGCCACGCCCGAGGGAAGGCGGAGGCGGCGGAAGGAGTCGCACGCAAAGCCACCGACGAGTGTCGCCTGGCGAGGGTCACTGCCAAGGAGCTAAGCCCCTCCTTCCACATCTACGGGAAcggtgagc TCTTAGGGCTTGAATGTCAAAGGTCGTCTCACCAGGACGCTAAGGTCAACGACCACGAGGTCATGTCCACGGGAACCGACAGCCCGGAGCTGTGCACGCCGGACGACACGCCCCCTGTGATGACACCTGACCTCAGCCCCGTGCTGAGCGTGCCCACCTCGCCCCCCCACAGCCCCCCCAAGCACGCCCACCGCCCCAGAAACGCTTGCTTCATGCGTCAGAGCGCCGTGGACGATCAGGGGGGGGCGGAGATCCAGGTGCTGGTGGAGGGGCGGGGCGTGGACCTGCCGAGGGGAGGGGCTAACCACTGGACCGATGACATGTACCCGgagcgggggggcagcagcCGCTCCACCACGCCCTCcctcctggaggagcaggaggcgcAGATCAACGGCCACGAGCCGCTGTCCAACCACAGACCGCGGGAGAAGTCCTCGTCCAATCACAAGTCGCGGGAACACGGCTCCTCCCACAGAGCGTGGGAGCACTCCCTGTCCAACCAGAAACCCTCCAAGCACGCCTCGTCCAATCACAAGTCCAGGGAGTACTCCTCCTCCAATCACAGAACATGGGACCATTCCTCCACCAATCACACGCCCTGTGACCACGCCTCCTCCAACCACAAGCCGCAGGTGCACAtctcgtccaatcacagagcCGGGGAACACAACGCGTCCAATCACAAGGCTTCTGAGCATGCTTCCTCCAATCACAATGCAAAGGACCACGTGTCCTCTCCTTATAACCCTCGAGAGCACGTCTACTCCAACCACCCCCCCAAGCAGcaccacccccccgacccccaccCCCAGCAGCACCACCCCCCCGACCACCCGCTGGGCGAGCACGCCGGAGTCGACCAGCGGCCGGACGGCCTCAGCGTGGGCTGGACCGCCGAGAGCACGCTGAGCTGGAGCCCCGCCCACTCGCGCCTCACCacgcaggaggaggagcggatGAGCGACTACACGGTGGACATGAGGCTTCAGGGTCCGGACCCCCACCCGCCTCGGGGGCGGGGCCACCAGGCTCCGCCCCCCCAGAACAACCGGCTGCGGGCCCGAGGCCTGCGGCCGGTCAGAGAAGGATCCGTGGACTCGGTGCAGATGCTGGACAACCTGAATGTGGGGGCGGAGCTGGAGGAGTGGCCTCTGCACCGTGACCTCACCCTGTCCCCGCCCCTCAAGTCTCCGCCCATCACTCTGGAGCAGGAAGTGGATCATCTCACGCTCAAATCAAACTCA ggcTCCAGCTCTATTCTGGTGGTTATGGTCATTTTACTCAATATTGGAGTAGCCATTCTTTTCATTCACTTCTTTATTTAA
- the jph3a gene encoding junctophilin-3 isoform X3 produces the protein MSTGGRFDFDDGGSYCGGWEQGKAHGRGVCTGPQGQGEYAGAWSHGFEVLGVYTWPSGNSYQGTWAQGKRHGVGVESKGRWEYRGEWTQGFKGRYGQLESTASGARYEGTWSNGLQDGYGTETYSDGGTYQGQWLGGMRHGYGVRQSVPYGMAAIILFPLRTSINSLRSEHSHGPPAAPEDGTTPAPVDGGVAGLAGSPVGRGGFALTAPSEAERQRKRKGRFRQSILSGLKLRRSESKSSLASQLSKQSSFCSEAGMSTVSSAHSDLHSNASEGEHGPPVDATVTEMYAGEWRSDQRAGWGVSRRSDGLHYAGEWVGNKRHGYGCTTFPDSTKEEGKYKQNLLVSGKRKNLIPLRASKIREKVDRAVEAAEKASELAKQKAEIAMSRMSHARGKAEAAEGVARKATDECRLARVTAKELSPSFHIYGNGLECQRSSHQDAKVNDHEVMSTGTDSPELCTPDDTPPVMTPDLSPVLSVPTSPPHSPPKHAHRPRNACFMRQSAVDDQGGAEIQVLVEGRGVDLPRGGANHWTDDMYPERGGSSRSTTPSLLEEQEAQINGHEPLSNHRPREKSSSNHNTPLDQRPDGLSVGWTAESTLSWSPAHSRLTTQEEERMSDYTVDMRLQGPDPHPPRGRGHQAPPPQNNRLRARGLRPVREGSVDSVQMLDNLNVGAELEEWPLHRDLTLSPPLKSPPITLEQEVDHLTLKSNSGSSSILVVMVILLNIGVAILFIHFFI, from the exons ATGTCCACTGGAGGCAGGTTTGACTTTGATGATGGGGGGTCGTACTGCGGGGGGTGGGAGCAGGGCAAGGCCCACGGCCGGGGGGTCTGCACCGGCCCCCAGGGTCAGGGCGAGTACGCAGGCGCCTGGAGCCACGGCTTCGAGGTCCTGGGCGTGTACACGTGGCCCAGCGGGAACAGCTACCAGGGCACCTGGGCGCAGGGCAAGCGCCACGGCGTCGGCGTGGAGAGCAAGGGCCGCTGGGAGTACCGGGGCGAGTGGACGCAGGGGTTCAAGGGTCGATACGGGCAGCTGGAGAGCACGGCCAGCGGCGCCCGGTACGAGGGCACGTGGAGCAACGGCCTGCAGGACGGATACGGCACCGAGACCTACTCTGACGGAg GAACCTACCAGGGCCAGTGGCTGGGCGGGATGCGTCACGGCTATGGCGTGCGGCAGAGCGTCCCGTACGGCATGGCGGCCATCATCCTCTTCCCTCTGCGAACATCAATAAACTCCCTCCGCTCCGAGCACAGCCACGGCCCCCCCGCCGCGCCGGAGGACGGCACCACCCCCGCGCCCGTGGATGGGGGGGTGGCCGGGCTGGCCGGGAGCCCGGTGGGCCGAGGCGGGTTTGCTCTGACGGCGCCGAGTGAAGCCGAACgccagaggaaaagaaaagggcGTTTCCGTCAGTCCATCCTGAGCGGCCTGAAGCTGCGGCGCTCCGAGTCCAAGAGCTCGCTGGCGAGTCAGCTGAGCAAGCAGAGCTCCTTCTGCAGCGAGGCCGGCATGAGCACCGTCAGCTCCGCCCACTCCGACCTCCACTCCAACGCCAGCGAGGGCGAGCACGGCCCCCCGGTGGACGCCACTGTCACCGAGATGTATGCAGGGGAGTGGCGCAGCGACCAGAGGGCGGGCTGGGGCGTGAGCCGGCGGTCGGACGGCCTCCACTACGCAGGCGAGTGGGTGGGGAACAAGCGGCACGGCTACGGCTGCACCACCTTCCCCGACAGCACCAAGGAGGAGGGCAAGTACAAGCAGAACCTGCTGGTCAGCGGGAAACGCAAGAACCTGATTCCACTGAGGGCCAGCAAGATCCGGGAGAAGGTGGACCGGGCGGTGGAGGCCGCGGAGAAGGCCTCAGAGCTCGCCAAGCAGAAGGCAGAGATCGCCATGTCCAG GATGAGCCACGCCCGAGGGAAGGCGGAGGCGGCGGAAGGAGTCGCACGCAAAGCCACCGACGAGTGTCGCCTGGCGAGGGTCACTGCCAAGGAGCTAAGCCCCTCCTTCCACATCTACGGGAAcg GGCTTGAATGTCAAAGGTCGTCTCACCAGGACGCTAAGGTCAACGACCACGAGGTCATGTCCACGGGAACCGACAGCCCGGAGCTGTGCACGCCGGACGACACGCCCCCTGTGATGACACCTGACCTCAGCCCCGTGCTGAGCGTGCCCACCTCGCCCCCCCACAGCCCCCCCAAGCACGCCCACCGCCCCAGAAACGCTTGCTTCATGCGTCAGAGCGCCGTGGACGATCAGGGGGGGGCGGAGATCCAGGTGCTGGTGGAGGGGCGGGGCGTGGACCTGCCGAGGGGAGGGGCTAACCACTGGACCGATGACATGTACCCGgagcgggggggcagcagcCGCTCCACCACGCCCTCcctcctggaggagcaggaggcgcAGATCAACGGCCACGAGCCGCTGTCCAACCACAGACCGCGGGAGAAGTCCTCGTCCAATCACAA CACGCCTC TCGACCAGCGGCCGGACGGCCTCAGCGTGGGCTGGACCGCCGAGAGCACGCTGAGCTGGAGCCCCGCCCACTCGCGCCTCACCacgcaggaggaggagcggatGAGCGACTACACGGTGGACATGAGGCTTCAGGGTCCGGACCCCCACCCGCCTCGGGGGCGGGGCCACCAGGCTCCGCCCCCCCAGAACAACCGGCTGCGGGCCCGAGGCCTGCGGCCGGTCAGAGAAGGATCCGTGGACTCGGTGCAGATGCTGGACAACCTGAATGTGGGGGCGGAGCTGGAGGAGTGGCCTCTGCACCGTGACCTCACCCTGTCCCCGCCCCTCAAGTCTCCGCCCATCACTCTGGAGCAGGAAGTGGATCATCTCACGCTCAAATCAAACTCA ggcTCCAGCTCTATTCTGGTGGTTATGGTCATTTTACTCAATATTGGAGTAGCCATTCTTTTCATTCACTTCTTTATTTAA
- the jph3a gene encoding junctophilin-3 isoform X2 — protein MSTGGRFDFDDGGSYCGGWEQGKAHGRGVCTGPQGQGEYAGAWSHGFEVLGVYTWPSGNSYQGTWAQGKRHGVGVESKGRWEYRGEWTQGFKGRYGQLESTASGARYEGTWSNGLQDGYGTETYSDGGTYQGQWLGGMRHGYGVRQSVPYGMAAIILFPLRTSINSLRSEHSHGPPAAPEDGTTPAPVDGGVAGLAGSPVGRGGFALTAPSEAERQRKRKGRFRQSILSGLKLRRSESKSSLASQLSKQSSFCSEAGMSTVSSAHSDLHSNASEGEHGPPVDATVTEMYAGEWRSDQRAGWGVSRRSDGLHYAGEWVGNKRHGYGCTTFPDSTKEEGKYKQNLLVSGKRKNLIPLRASKIREKVDRAVEAAEKASELAKQKAEIAMSRMSHARGKAEAAEGVARKATDECRLARVTAKELSPSFHIYGNGLECQRSSHQDAKVNDHEVMSTGTDSPELCTPDDTPPVMTPDLSPVLSVPTSPPHSPPKHAHRPRNACFMRQSAVDDQGGAEIQVLVEGRGVDLPRGGANHWTDDMYPERGGSSRSTTPSLLEEQEAQINGHEPLSNHRPREKSSSNHKSREHGSSHRAWEHSLSNQKPSKHASSNHKSREYSSSNHRTWDHSSTNHTPCDHASSNHKPQVHISSNHRAGEHNASNHKASEHASSNHNAKDHVSSPYNPREHVYSNHPPKQHHPPDPHPQQHHPPDHPLGEHAGVDQRPDGLSVGWTAESTLSWSPAHSRLTTQEEERMSDYTVDMRLQGPDPHPPRGRGHQAPPPQNNRLRARGLRPVREGSVDSVQMLDNLNVGAELEEWPLHRDLTLSPPLKSPPITLEQEVDHLTLKSNSGSSSILVVMVILLNIGVAILFIHFFI, from the exons ATGTCCACTGGAGGCAGGTTTGACTTTGATGATGGGGGGTCGTACTGCGGGGGGTGGGAGCAGGGCAAGGCCCACGGCCGGGGGGTCTGCACCGGCCCCCAGGGTCAGGGCGAGTACGCAGGCGCCTGGAGCCACGGCTTCGAGGTCCTGGGCGTGTACACGTGGCCCAGCGGGAACAGCTACCAGGGCACCTGGGCGCAGGGCAAGCGCCACGGCGTCGGCGTGGAGAGCAAGGGCCGCTGGGAGTACCGGGGCGAGTGGACGCAGGGGTTCAAGGGTCGATACGGGCAGCTGGAGAGCACGGCCAGCGGCGCCCGGTACGAGGGCACGTGGAGCAACGGCCTGCAGGACGGATACGGCACCGAGACCTACTCTGACGGAg GAACCTACCAGGGCCAGTGGCTGGGCGGGATGCGTCACGGCTATGGCGTGCGGCAGAGCGTCCCGTACGGCATGGCGGCCATCATCCTCTTCCCTCTGCGAACATCAATAAACTCCCTCCGCTCCGAGCACAGCCACGGCCCCCCCGCCGCGCCGGAGGACGGCACCACCCCCGCGCCCGTGGATGGGGGGGTGGCCGGGCTGGCCGGGAGCCCGGTGGGCCGAGGCGGGTTTGCTCTGACGGCGCCGAGTGAAGCCGAACgccagaggaaaagaaaagggcGTTTCCGTCAGTCCATCCTGAGCGGCCTGAAGCTGCGGCGCTCCGAGTCCAAGAGCTCGCTGGCGAGTCAGCTGAGCAAGCAGAGCTCCTTCTGCAGCGAGGCCGGCATGAGCACCGTCAGCTCCGCCCACTCCGACCTCCACTCCAACGCCAGCGAGGGCGAGCACGGCCCCCCGGTGGACGCCACTGTCACCGAGATGTATGCAGGGGAGTGGCGCAGCGACCAGAGGGCGGGCTGGGGCGTGAGCCGGCGGTCGGACGGCCTCCACTACGCAGGCGAGTGGGTGGGGAACAAGCGGCACGGCTACGGCTGCACCACCTTCCCCGACAGCACCAAGGAGGAGGGCAAGTACAAGCAGAACCTGCTGGTCAGCGGGAAACGCAAGAACCTGATTCCACTGAGGGCCAGCAAGATCCGGGAGAAGGTGGACCGGGCGGTGGAGGCCGCGGAGAAGGCCTCAGAGCTCGCCAAGCAGAAGGCAGAGATCGCCATGTCCAG GATGAGCCACGCCCGAGGGAAGGCGGAGGCGGCGGAAGGAGTCGCACGCAAAGCCACCGACGAGTGTCGCCTGGCGAGGGTCACTGCCAAGGAGCTAAGCCCCTCCTTCCACATCTACGGGAAcg GGCTTGAATGTCAAAGGTCGTCTCACCAGGACGCTAAGGTCAACGACCACGAGGTCATGTCCACGGGAACCGACAGCCCGGAGCTGTGCACGCCGGACGACACGCCCCCTGTGATGACACCTGACCTCAGCCCCGTGCTGAGCGTGCCCACCTCGCCCCCCCACAGCCCCCCCAAGCACGCCCACCGCCCCAGAAACGCTTGCTTCATGCGTCAGAGCGCCGTGGACGATCAGGGGGGGGCGGAGATCCAGGTGCTGGTGGAGGGGCGGGGCGTGGACCTGCCGAGGGGAGGGGCTAACCACTGGACCGATGACATGTACCCGgagcgggggggcagcagcCGCTCCACCACGCCCTCcctcctggaggagcaggaggcgcAGATCAACGGCCACGAGCCGCTGTCCAACCACAGACCGCGGGAGAAGTCCTCGTCCAATCACAAGTCGCGGGAACACGGCTCCTCCCACAGAGCGTGGGAGCACTCCCTGTCCAACCAGAAACCCTCCAAGCACGCCTCGTCCAATCACAAGTCCAGGGAGTACTCCTCCTCCAATCACAGAACATGGGACCATTCCTCCACCAATCACACGCCCTGTGACCACGCCTCCTCCAACCACAAGCCGCAGGTGCACAtctcgtccaatcacagagcCGGGGAACACAACGCGTCCAATCACAAGGCTTCTGAGCATGCTTCCTCCAATCACAATGCAAAGGACCACGTGTCCTCTCCTTATAACCCTCGAGAGCACGTCTACTCCAACCACCCCCCCAAGCAGcaccacccccccgacccccaccCCCAGCAGCACCACCCCCCCGACCACCCGCTGGGCGAGCACGCCGGAGTCGACCAGCGGCCGGACGGCCTCAGCGTGGGCTGGACCGCCGAGAGCACGCTGAGCTGGAGCCCCGCCCACTCGCGCCTCACCacgcaggaggaggagcggatGAGCGACTACACGGTGGACATGAGGCTTCAGGGTCCGGACCCCCACCCGCCTCGGGGGCGGGGCCACCAGGCTCCGCCCCCCCAGAACAACCGGCTGCGGGCCCGAGGCCTGCGGCCGGTCAGAGAAGGATCCGTGGACTCGGTGCAGATGCTGGACAACCTGAATGTGGGGGCGGAGCTGGAGGAGTGGCCTCTGCACCGTGACCTCACCCTGTCCCCGCCCCTCAAGTCTCCGCCCATCACTCTGGAGCAGGAAGTGGATCATCTCACGCTCAAATCAAACTCA ggcTCCAGCTCTATTCTGGTGGTTATGGTCATTTTACTCAATATTGGAGTAGCCATTCTTTTCATTCACTTCTTTATTTAA